From the Musa acuminata AAA Group cultivar baxijiao chromosome BXJ3-7, Cavendish_Baxijiao_AAA, whole genome shotgun sequence genome, one window contains:
- the LOC103991716 gene encoding uncharacterized protein LOC103991716, whose amino-acid sequence MGEPILTTLSMEDNHHRRHHPPSTLLSMDPAGSLGIAVSARDDCDHELSIIQQRQQSVLSGPPDINLPLSVDRSPPQQPWNPDALDMLDVGLGPQIYDPEPVLNLPKAGAVGGAAVSRKCAKRGDSIWGAWFFFNFYFKPVLAEKSKGKVVRDANGVSGFDKSDLRLDVFLVQHDMENMYMWAFKERPENVLGKMQLRSYMNGHSRLGEPQFPFSVDKGFVRSHRMQRKQYRGLSNPQCVHGIEIVRLPNLSMVSEADRKKWMELTGRDQNFLIPPEASDFESWRNLPSTDFELERPPPPSKSASHPSSRKLPNGSGLNLSTQPSNHAGGDCMDLSPVCSKRRKDFFAHAVNEDGCMSGTPYLDRPQDIEVHPAEPSWVNEFTGVMRHACGPVTAAKTIYEDTDGYLIMVSLPFSDQQRVKVSWKNNLTHGIVKISCVSTARMPYIKRHDRTFKLTDRSPEHCPPGEFVREIPLATRIPEDAKLEAYYDESGTVLEIMVPKHSVGPEEHEVRVCMRPPHLGANELLLT is encoded by the coding sequence ATGGGCGAACCCATACTCACCACCCTGTCCATGGAAGATAATCACCACCGCCGCCACCACCCTCCCTCCACCCTCCTCTCCATGGACCCCGCTGGCTCGCTGGGGATCGCCGTCTCCGCCCGCGACGACTGCGACCATGAGCTCTCCATCATCCAGCAGCGCCAGCAGAGCGTCCTCTCCGGCCCGCCTGACATCAATCTCCCGCTCTCGGTCGACAGGTCCCCTCCGCAGCAGCCCTGGAACCCTGACGCTTTGGACATGTTGGACGTCGGTCTCGGGCCTCAGATCTATGACCCCGAACCGGTCCTCAACCTCCCCAAGGCCGGTGCCGTTGGTGGCGCCGCTGTGTCTCGCAAGTGCGCCAAACGAGGGGACAGCATATGGGGCGCGTGGTTCTTCTTCAACTTCTACTTCAAGCCCGTGCTTGCCGAGAAATCAAAGGGCAAGGTCGTCCGTGACGCAAATGGAGTCTCAGGATTCGACAAGTCCGACCTGCGGCTTGATGTGTTCCTTGTCCAGCATGACATGGAGAACATGTACATGTGGGCCTTCAAGGAGCGCCCGGAGAACGTGCTGGGGAAGATGCAGCTGCGGAGCTACATGAATGGGCACTCACGCCTAGGGGAGCCCCAGTTCCCTTTCAGTGTTGATAAGGGTTTTGTGCGTTCTCATCGGATGCAGAGGAAGCAATACAGGGGTCTGTCAAATCCACAGTGCGTCCATGGGATCGAAATTGTGAGGTTGCCGAACCTCTCTATGGTCTCAGAGGCCGATCGCAAGAAGTGGATGGAGCTCACTGGCAGAGACCAGAATTTCTTGATCCCACCTGAAGCCAGTGATTTTGAATCATGGAGGAATCTTCCAAGCACAGATTTTGAGCTGGAGAGACCTCCACCTCCTTCGAAGAGCGCATCACATCCCAGTTCAAGGAAATTGCCAAATGGGTCAGGTCTCAATCTGTCAACACAACCATCAAACCATGCAGGTGGAGATTGCATGGACCTTTCGCCCGTGTGCAGCAAACGCAGAAAGGATTTCTTTGCCCATGCGGTGAATGAGGATGGTTGTATGTCTGGCACTCCATATTTGGACAGACCTCAAGATATTGAAGTTCATCCAGCTGAACCATCATGGGTAAATGAGTTTACTGGTGTAATGAGGCATGCTTGTGGGCCAGTGACTGCTGCAAAGACAATATATGAGGATACAGACGGATACTTGATCATGGTTAGCTTGCCTTTTTCTGATCAACAGCGGGTGAAGGTATCCTGGAAAAACAATCTCACACATGGGATAGTGAAGATATCATGTGTCAGTACTGCACGGATGCCTTACATAAAGCGACATGATAGAACATTCAAGCTGACTGATCGTTCTCCGGAGCATTGTCCTCCAGGGGAATTTGTGAGAGAAATACCACTAGCTACACGGATTCCTGAAGATGCTAAGCTGGAAGCTTACTATGACGAATCTGGAACTGTTTTGGAGATAATGGTCCCTAAACATAGCGTTGGACCCGAAGAACACGAGGTTCGTGTTTGTATGCGCCCTCCTCATCTCGGTGCTAATGAACTTTTGTTGACTTGA